One region of Desertifilum tharense IPPAS B-1220 genomic DNA includes:
- a CDS encoding FecR domain-containing protein produces the protein MLAKFKGFVLGYRSRWRSLLFLGIAIASFSTFTLLSAVFNAHRNVAQPPLVTQATIVDIVGQQVLVRDRPARPQDRARQGDPVRTTRARTQLNFNTGAIGRLGQNTVLTIGQQCFQIQQGEILVKGAANGCSNTVRAGVRGTSYWMEVSASGQTEVGVLEGEVELAPLRKTAQESVSLIQGQGIIIDTQGRFGSVTQWPIERFEKILNGPLFQGFQTEFPGLLDVQEALEQVFPGAGFSGDASYQKEPSHS, from the coding sequence ATGTTAGCAAAATTCAAGGGCTTCGTGTTGGGCTATCGATCGCGTTGGCGCTCTTTGCTATTTCTGGGAATTGCGATCGCCTCTTTCAGTACCTTCACGCTGCTGTCTGCGGTCTTCAATGCCCATCGTAACGTTGCTCAACCCCCCTTAGTGACGCAAGCTACCATTGTGGATATTGTCGGTCAACAAGTGCTAGTTCGCGATCGCCCCGCCCGTCCTCAAGACCGCGCCAGACAGGGAGATCCCGTCCGCACCACCCGCGCGAGAACTCAACTTAACTTTAATACAGGAGCCATCGGTCGCCTAGGACAAAACACCGTCCTTACCATTGGACAGCAGTGTTTTCAAATTCAACAGGGCGAAATTTTAGTCAAAGGAGCCGCTAACGGTTGTAGCAACACCGTTCGCGCTGGCGTGCGGGGGACAAGCTACTGGATGGAAGTGAGTGCAAGCGGACAAACAGAAGTGGGAGTTCTAGAAGGAGAAGTGGAACTCGCGCCCCTGCGAAAAACTGCCCAAGAATCGGTTAGCCTTATTCAAGGTCAAGGCATCATTATCGACACTCAAGGTCGTTTTGGTTCCGTGACGCAGTGGCCGATCGAACGTTTTGAAAAGATTTTAAATGGGCCGCTTTTTCAAGGATTTCAAACAGAGTTTCCCGGTTTATTAGACGTTCAAGAAGCGCTAGAACAAGTCTTTCCGGGGGCAGGATTTTCCGGGGATGCCTCGTATCAAAAAGAGCCATCGCACTCCTAA
- the cax gene encoding calcium/proton exchanger — translation MLKLDTNTIISSLLIFIPISIAAHFLGWGSTTIFITSALAIVPLAAWMGTATEEIAVVVGPNLGGLMNATFGNATELIIGIVALKAGLIDVVKASITGSIISNLLLVMGFAMLLGGIRYKEQSFTPIVARLNASAMNLAVIAILVPTAVDVTSNGIDEPIMQKLSGAVAIVLILVYGLTLLFSMKTHSYLYDVGLAENEEEGEEPGEKPNILLWSGVLLACTLAVALESELLVDSLEEATTYLGLSALFTGVILVPIIGNAAEHATAVTVAMKNKMDLSVSVAVGSSLQIALFVAPVLVLAGLVFNQPMDLDFNPFELVAVTVAVLIANSVSSDGRSDWLEGSLLLAAYVVLALAFFFHPVVEGLA, via the coding sequence ATGTTGAAACTCGACACCAACACGATTATTTCCAGCCTTCTGATCTTTATCCCCATTTCCATCGCGGCACACTTCCTCGGATGGGGATCGACCACCATCTTTATCACCTCTGCGCTAGCCATCGTTCCCCTCGCCGCCTGGATGGGAACCGCTACCGAAGAAATTGCCGTGGTTGTCGGCCCCAACTTAGGGGGACTGATGAACGCCACCTTTGGCAACGCCACTGAATTAATTATCGGGATTGTTGCCCTCAAAGCGGGTCTGATTGATGTCGTCAAAGCCAGTATCACCGGCTCTATCATCAGTAACCTGTTACTGGTGATGGGGTTTGCGATGCTGCTAGGCGGTATCCGCTATAAAGAGCAAAGCTTTACCCCAATTGTGGCGCGGCTGAACGCGTCCGCTATGAACCTCGCCGTGATTGCGATTTTGGTTCCTACTGCGGTTGATGTCACCTCCAATGGCATTGACGAGCCAATTATGCAAAAACTCTCCGGCGCAGTCGCCATCGTCCTGATTTTGGTCTATGGGTTAACGTTGCTATTCTCGATGAAAACCCACTCGTACCTCTATGATGTCGGTCTGGCTGAAAATGAGGAAGAAGGAGAAGAACCGGGCGAAAAACCCAATATTTTGCTATGGTCTGGGGTTTTACTTGCTTGTACCCTAGCGGTGGCGCTAGAGTCGGAATTGCTTGTAGACTCCTTAGAAGAAGCAACCACCTATTTAGGGTTAAGTGCCTTATTTACCGGGGTGATCCTCGTTCCTATTATCGGTAACGCTGCCGAACACGCCACGGCGGTAACGGTAGCGATGAAGAATAAGATGGATTTATCGGTTTCCGTCGCTGTCGGTTCGAGTTTGCAAATTGCCTTGTTTGTGGCTCCTGTGTTGGTTTTAGCAGGCTTAGTCTTTAACCAACCGATGGATTTAGATTTTAATCCGTTTGAACTGGTTGCCGTAACTGTTGCAGTTTTGATTGCGAACTCTGTAAGTTCGGATGGTCGGTCTGACTGGTTGGAAGGGTCGCTACTGTTAGCGGCTTATGTGGTTTTGGCGCTAGCGTTCTTTTTCCATCCGGTTGTAGAAGGTTTAGCGTAG
- a CDS encoding cupin domain-containing protein — protein MTDQHPLLLRTQQIMSNLHRFSHPWNPNSELMGTQLGKAVGLQRTGVNLIAVPPGKESFIYHSHYREEEWIYILSGHGVAEIDGAEFAVSAGDFMGFPTPSVAHHLRNTGDEDLRYLTGGENLDIEIAEFPHLGKRMIRREGAIEIYNLSDAKPFEPLDS, from the coding sequence ATGACAGACCAACACCCTCTACTTCTGCGAACCCAGCAAATTATGTCCAATTTGCACCGCTTCTCTCATCCGTGGAATCCCAATTCCGAACTCATGGGAACTCAGTTAGGCAAAGCAGTAGGATTACAGCGCACAGGGGTTAACTTGATCGCAGTTCCCCCTGGTAAAGAATCCTTCATCTATCATTCCCACTATCGAGAAGAAGAATGGATTTATATCCTATCGGGTCATGGTGTAGCAGAAATTGATGGGGCAGAATTTGCAGTCAGTGCCGGAGATTTTATGGGATTTCCTACGCCTTCAGTCGCGCATCATCTTAGAAATACAGGAGATGAAGACCTGCGGTATCTCACAGGAGGAGAAAATTTAGATATCGAAATTGCTGAGTTCCCGCATTTAGGCAAACGCATGATTCGGCGTGAAGGCGCGATTGAAATTTATAATTTATCCGACGCCAAACCCTTTGAACCATTAGATTCTTGA